In one Echinicola marina genomic region, the following are encoded:
- the efp gene encoding elongation factor P produces MASTADFKNGLCMEFNNDIYSIVEFQHVKPGKGAAFVRTKLKSLTTGKVLDKTFNAGEKITTARVERRQHQFLYADDMGHHFMDTTTFEQIPIEEKLIERADLMKEGQLVDILIHDETETPLGVELPPFVELMITYTEPGIKGDTATNALKPATLETGATVMVPLFVDQDTLIKVDTRDGSYSERVK; encoded by the coding sequence ATGGCTAGTACTGCAGATTTCAAAAATGGTCTGTGCATGGAGTTCAACAATGACATCTATTCCATTGTAGAATTCCAGCATGTAAAACCTGGTAAAGGTGCTGCTTTTGTCAGGACCAAATTGAAAAGCCTAACAACCGGAAAGGTTCTCGACAAAACCTTCAATGCCGGTGAAAAAATCACTACAGCAAGGGTAGAAAGAAGGCAACACCAGTTTTTGTATGCAGATGACATGGGGCATCACTTCATGGACACCACTACTTTTGAGCAAATCCCTATAGAAGAAAAACTAATAGAAAGAGCTGACTTGATGAAAGAAGGACAGTTGGTTGATATTTTGATCCATGATGAAACAGAAACCCCTTTAGGGGTGGAGTTACCACCATTTGTGGAGCTAATGATCACTTATACTGAACCTGGGATCAAAGGTGATACCGCTACAAACGCACTAAAACCAGCCACCTTGGAAACTGGTGCTACCGTAATGGTTCCTTTGTTTGTAGATCAAGACACTCTTATTAAAGTGGATACCAGAGATGGTTCTTATTCTGAAAGAGTAAAATAA
- a CDS encoding YceD family protein — protein MKFWRAFDIEIIKLNEGKHEFTFNIDDDFFSHFKDNEMAEKGDITVTVLLNKQANVLEAIYKIEGTVELTCDRSLEKFDQILETEQKIIYKYGPEEQEINEEIFMITRDTPSINVAQLIYEFIILALPAKKLHPDFRDEEDEMDGEGEFVYWSDEEEGDADETAQPENTDDLVDPRWEALKSIKKKD, from the coding sequence GTGAAATTCTGGAGAGCTTTTGATATTGAGATCATCAAACTAAATGAAGGAAAGCATGAATTTACCTTCAACATTGATGATGATTTCTTCTCCCATTTCAAGGATAATGAGATGGCAGAAAAAGGTGACATCACAGTCACGGTTTTGCTTAATAAGCAAGCAAACGTACTTGAGGCAATATATAAAATAGAGGGCACGGTAGAACTCACCTGTGACAGGAGTTTGGAAAAATTTGACCAAATACTGGAAACAGAACAAAAAATCATCTACAAATATGGCCCTGAGGAGCAGGAGATCAATGAAGAAATATTCATGATCACTAGGGACACTCCAAGTATCAATGTTGCCCAATTGATTTATGAGTTTATTATTCTTGCCTTACCAGCCAAGAAACTTCATCCTGACTTCAGGGACGAGGAAGATGAAATGGATGGTGAAGGCGAGTTTGTATATTGGTCGGATGAAGAAGAGGGAGATGCTGACGAAACAGCCCAACCTGAAAACACAGATGACCTTGTAGATCCCAGATGGGAAGCATTAAAAAGTATTAAGAAAAAAGATTAA
- a CDS encoding sigma-54-dependent transcriptional regulator, producing the protein MQKILIIDDEKVIRSTLKEILEYENYEIFEAQDGVEGLKMIESQDFDLVLCDIKMPKMDGLEVIDKVSKMDKQPQFIMISAHGSIESAVEATKKGAFDFIPKPPDLNRLLLTVRNALDKNNLVTETKVLKKKLSKKLDMVGESEAISQVKETIEKVAPTDARVLITGPNGTGKELVAHWLHQKSNRSNAPFIAVNCAAIPSELIESELFGHEKGAFTSANKQRQGKFEQANGGTIFLDEIGDMSLSAQAKVLRALQEHKITRVGGDKDIKVDVRVLAATNKDLKREIEENNFREDLYHRLSVILIQVPALKDRKEDIPLLVDRFLDDIAKEYGTSKKSIEKEAIKQLQQFPWTGNIRELRNVVERLVILCNQTITLEDIKKYADY; encoded by the coding sequence ATGCAGAAAATCTTGATTATTGATGATGAAAAAGTCATCAGATCGACCCTTAAGGAAATTTTAGAATACGAAAATTATGAGATTTTTGAGGCTCAAGATGGAGTTGAAGGACTCAAAATGATCGAAAGCCAAGACTTTGACCTTGTATTATGTGACATTAAGATGCCCAAAATGGATGGGCTGGAGGTAATTGACAAGGTCAGCAAAATGGATAAACAACCCCAGTTTATCATGATTTCTGCACACGGTTCCATAGAATCGGCGGTTGAAGCCACCAAGAAAGGGGCTTTTGATTTCATCCCCAAACCTCCGGACCTGAACAGGTTATTACTGACAGTAAGAAATGCACTGGATAAAAACAACCTCGTGACAGAAACCAAAGTCCTAAAGAAAAAGCTTTCCAAAAAACTGGATATGGTAGGTGAATCAGAAGCCATCAGCCAAGTGAAGGAAACCATTGAAAAGGTAGCTCCTACAGATGCCAGGGTTCTTATCACAGGTCCAAATGGAACGGGAAAAGAACTGGTAGCACACTGGCTTCACCAAAAAAGCAATCGCTCCAACGCTCCTTTTATAGCAGTAAACTGTGCTGCTATTCCCTCAGAATTGATAGAAAGTGAATTATTTGGACATGAAAAAGGAGCCTTTACCTCAGCCAATAAACAGCGCCAAGGTAAATTTGAACAGGCCAATGGAGGTACTATTTTCCTGGACGAGATAGGCGACATGAGCCTTTCTGCTCAAGCCAAAGTATTAAGGGCACTCCAAGAACATAAAATCACTAGAGTAGGAGGCGACAAGGACATTAAAGTTGATGTCAGGGTATTGGCAGCCACAAACAAGGACCTCAAAAGGGAAATCGAAGAAAATAATTTCAGAGAAGACCTTTACCACCGATTAAGTGTTATTCTAATCCAGGTCCCTGCGCTCAAAGACAGAAAAGAAGATATCCCGTTATTGGTAGACAGGTTCTTGGATGATATTGCCAAAGAATATGGCACTTCTAAAAAATCCATAGAAAAAGAAGCCATAAAGCAACTTCAGCAATTTCCTTGGACAGGTAATATCAGAGAATTGAGGAATGTCGTAGAGAGATTAGTGATCTTATGTAACCAAACAATCACATTAGAGGACATAAAAAAATACGCTGACTATTAA
- a CDS encoding NAD-dependent epimerase/dehydratase family protein, whose amino-acid sequence MQTILGSGGIIGTQLAQELTTYTKKIRLVSRHPKLVNTGDEVFPANLLDIKETQKALNGSSIAYLTIGFPYKTRIWQEAWPKIMNNVIKTCSEQNIKLVFFDNVYMYDTFHIGHMTESTPVLPVSKKGKVRALIAEKLMEATAKKKLNALIARSADFYGPSTPMKSIMTEMVFKPLSKGKSAKWFGNSHCPHSFTYTPDAGKATAMLGNTPDAFNQVWHLPTAPNPPSGKEWIHMVAKEMSVSPHYQTIPKWIFNISEIFVPFMRELNEMLYQYEQPYVFDSKKFEELFFFKPTSYLEGIRRIIKKDYRYKAAQKDDLLFGTK is encoded by the coding sequence ATGCAAACTATACTTGGATCAGGAGGAATAATTGGAACCCAATTGGCACAGGAACTCACCACTTATACCAAGAAAATCCGCTTGGTGAGTAGACATCCCAAATTGGTCAATACCGGTGATGAAGTTTTTCCTGCCAATCTTTTAGACATTAAAGAAACTCAAAAAGCACTAAATGGCTCTTCAATAGCTTATCTAACTATTGGTTTCCCCTATAAAACCCGGATTTGGCAAGAAGCTTGGCCAAAAATCATGAACAACGTCATAAAGACCTGTTCAGAACAAAACATAAAATTAGTATTTTTTGACAATGTCTACATGTATGACACCTTTCATATAGGTCATATGACCGAATCAACCCCAGTACTTCCCGTCAGTAAAAAAGGCAAGGTAAGGGCTCTAATAGCCGAAAAGCTAATGGAAGCAACGGCCAAGAAAAAACTTAATGCACTAATAGCCCGGTCGGCTGACTTCTATGGACCATCAACCCCAATGAAAAGCATTATGACAGAAATGGTTTTCAAACCTCTTTCTAAAGGCAAATCTGCCAAATGGTTCGGCAACAGCCATTGCCCACATTCCTTTACTTACACTCCTGATGCAGGAAAAGCCACTGCAATGCTAGGGAATACACCCGACGCTTTCAACCAAGTATGGCACCTTCCTACTGCCCCTAATCCACCCTCAGGAAAAGAATGGATTCATATGGTAGCCAAAGAAATGTCGGTAAGTCCCCACTACCAGACCATTCCAAAATGGATTTTCAATATATCCGAAATTTTTGTTCCCTTTATGAGAGAGCTCAATGAAATGCTTTATCAATATGAACAGCCTTATGTATTTGATAGTAAAAAATTCGAAGAGCTCTTTTTTTTCAAGCCCACCTCCTATCTAGAGGGAATCAGAAGAATTATAAAAAAAGACTATCGCTATAAAGCAGCTCAAAAAGATGACCTACTTTTCGGGACAAAATAG
- the pdxA gene encoding 4-hydroxythreonine-4-phosphate dehydrogenase PdxA — MNQKQNKPVIGITIGDINGIGAEVTMKALMDNRILKQITPVIYAHGKAITFYRKLLKMEDFNFMQVRNIDEIHPKKINVINVAENCPEVMPCVETQESGKMALAALDKAIEDIKSEKINGIVTAPLNKNNINSEELKFIGHTEYLTHAFETKESMMFMVAEDIRVGLVSGHVPLAEVANNVTGKKIKQKLKIMLKSLKDDFGIQKPKIAVLGLNPHAGEDGLLGKEEEEIIKPAIREFKDQGHMIFGPYAADGFFGMMHQMKFDGILAMYHDQGLIPFKTLAFESGVNFTAGLPVIRTSPDHGTAYNIAGKNVADEGSMRAAIFTAIDIISQKTDWEEE, encoded by the coding sequence ATGAATCAGAAACAAAATAAACCCGTTATTGGCATTACTATCGGGGATATCAATGGCATAGGTGCGGAAGTCACCATGAAGGCTTTGATGGATAACAGGATATTAAAGCAAATCACCCCTGTTATTTATGCCCACGGAAAAGCAATTACCTTTTACAGGAAGTTGCTTAAGATGGAGGATTTCAATTTTATGCAAGTTAGAAATATAGATGAAATCCATCCTAAAAAGATCAATGTCATTAACGTAGCAGAAAATTGTCCTGAGGTCATGCCCTGTGTCGAAACCCAAGAATCAGGAAAGATGGCACTTGCAGCCCTGGACAAAGCCATCGAAGATATCAAATCAGAAAAGATCAACGGCATCGTCACTGCCCCTCTAAACAAGAACAACATCAACTCAGAAGAGCTCAAATTCATTGGCCATACGGAGTACTTGACCCACGCTTTTGAGACAAAGGAGAGCATGATGTTTATGGTCGCTGAGGACATCCGAGTGGGTTTGGTTTCCGGACATGTCCCTTTGGCAGAAGTAGCCAATAATGTGACTGGCAAGAAAATCAAACAAAAATTAAAAATAATGTTAAAGTCATTAAAAGATGACTTTGGCATCCAAAAACCTAAAATCGCGGTATTGGGACTCAATCCCCATGCCGGTGAAGACGGGCTTTTAGGTAAAGAAGAAGAAGAAATCATCAAACCAGCTATCCGTGAATTCAAAGACCAAGGACACATGATCTTCGGACCATATGCAGCTGATGGTTTCTTTGGGATGATGCATCAGATGAAGTTTGACGGCATACTAGCCATGTACCATGACCAAGGTCTTATTCCATTCAAAACATTGGCATTTGAATCCGGGGTAAACTTTACCGCTGGTTTGCCTGTTATCAGAACATCACCTGATCACGGAACTGCTTACAATATTGCAGGAAAAAACGTTGCTGACGAAGGTTCTATGCGTGCTGCGATCTTTACAGCTATAGATATAATCTCCCAAAAAACCGATTGGGAAGAAGAGTAA
- a CDS encoding acyl-CoA synthetase family protein: MNYFKSFLEQLEILDASNFDELALGLFKFQAGENEVYKAYLDARGINSEEVQRVEDIPFLPIGFFKSHQVICGESALFSDFYSSSGTTGQITSRHYVWSSDFYLNHAETLFESFYGELSDFHVLALLPAYLERKGSSLVAMADHFIKKSNSDQSGFYLYNYQELIEKLQYLKSVNDGKKVLLLGVTFALLDLAERYEEKFPQMSNLIVMETGGMKGRRKEMIREEVHDIYKSAFKVDPIHSEYGMTELMSQAYSKGNGKYLLPRSMKVFLRDVNDPLSWSKKAQGGVNIIDLANFHSCAFIETQDLGRFDEDGMLEILGRFDNSEVRGCNLMVN; encoded by the coding sequence ATGAATTATTTCAAAAGTTTTTTAGAGCAATTGGAAATTCTGGACGCATCTAACTTTGATGAATTGGCTTTGGGTTTGTTTAAGTTTCAAGCGGGAGAAAATGAAGTTTACAAAGCGTATTTGGATGCTAGGGGAATTAATTCCGAAGAAGTTCAAAGGGTAGAGGATATTCCGTTTTTACCTATTGGTTTTTTTAAATCGCACCAAGTGATTTGCGGAGAGTCAGCCTTATTCAGTGACTTTTACTCAAGTAGTGGGACTACAGGGCAGATTACCAGCAGGCATTATGTATGGTCTAGTGATTTTTATTTAAACCATGCAGAGACACTTTTTGAGTCTTTTTATGGTGAGTTAAGTGATTTTCATGTGTTGGCACTATTACCTGCTTACTTGGAGAGGAAGGGGAGTTCTTTAGTTGCCATGGCCGATCATTTTATTAAAAAATCCAATTCAGATCAGTCCGGATTTTATTTATATAATTATCAAGAGCTCATAGAGAAACTTCAGTATTTGAAATCGGTCAATGATGGTAAGAAGGTGTTGCTTTTGGGAGTGACTTTTGCCTTGCTGGATTTGGCGGAGCGGTATGAAGAGAAGTTTCCGCAAATGAGCAATTTGATTGTTATGGAAACTGGAGGGATGAAAGGTCGTCGCAAGGAAATGATCAGGGAAGAGGTGCATGATATATACAAAAGTGCTTTTAAAGTTGATCCAATTCATTCTGAATATGGGATGACGGAGCTAATGTCACAGGCATACTCAAAAGGTAATGGAAAATACCTGCTTCCTAGGTCTATGAAAGTTTTTCTAAGGGACGTAAACGATCCCTTGTCCTGGAGTAAAAAGGCTCAGGGAGGAGTTAATATCATTGATTTGGCCAATTTTCATTCCTGTGCTTTTATAGAGACACAAGATTTGGGAAGGTTTGATGAAGATGGAATGCTGGAAATCCTTGGACGATTTGACAATAGTGAAGTGAGGGGCTGTAATTTAATGGTCAATTAA
- a CDS encoding DUF3109 family protein encodes MILIGNAVLSDDLKEHFFVCNLERCKGACCVEGDAGAPLDDEETAILDEIYPKVKKYLTEEGRRVIEEQGTWVYDMEGDKGTPTVGENKECAYAIKDDKGILKCGIEEAHINGEIDYKKPISCHLYPVRVTKYDEYDALNYDRWDICSPACGLGKELNVPIYKFVKDALIRKYGEAWYEELVLDIEGEKE; translated from the coding sequence ATGATATTAATAGGAAACGCAGTACTTAGTGATGATCTAAAAGAGCATTTCTTTGTGTGTAATTTGGAGAGATGTAAAGGGGCTTGTTGTGTGGAAGGAGATGCAGGAGCGCCATTGGATGATGAAGAAACGGCTATTCTCGATGAAATCTATCCTAAGGTGAAAAAATACCTTACCGAGGAGGGGAGAAGGGTCATCGAGGAGCAAGGTACTTGGGTGTACGATATGGAGGGAGATAAAGGCACTCCAACCGTTGGGGAAAATAAGGAGTGCGCATATGCGATCAAAGATGATAAGGGGATTCTTAAATGTGGTATAGAAGAGGCTCATATTAATGGGGAGATAGACTATAAGAAGCCTATCAGCTGTCATTTATATCCAGTTAGGGTGACCAAATATGATGAATATGACGCTTTGAATTATGATCGATGGGATATTTGCAGTCCTGCTTGTGGTTTGGGTAAGGAGTTGAATGTTCCTATTTATAAGTTTGTGAAGGATGCGTTGATCCGAAAATATGGTGAGGCATGGTACGAAGAGTTGGTGCTGGATATTGAAGGAGAAAAGGAATAA
- the accB gene encoding acetyl-CoA carboxylase biotin carboxyl carrier protein translates to MKAKEIQELIDFISNSGLAEVKIETDEFKLSIKKNASEAQVVKVAEQAAPAAVAAPAPAPVAESTPAPAPAPAADNANYVEIKSPMIGTFYTTPNPDSDPFVSVGDSIKQGQAVCIIEAMKLFNEIESEVSGKIVKILVDNASPVEYDQPLFLVDPAG, encoded by the coding sequence ATGAAAGCGAAAGAAATCCAAGAACTAATAGATTTTATCTCCAACTCGGGTTTAGCCGAGGTAAAAATCGAAACAGATGAGTTTAAGCTATCCATCAAAAAGAATGCTTCTGAAGCTCAAGTTGTAAAAGTAGCAGAACAAGCCGCACCAGCAGCAGTCGCTGCGCCAGCACCTGCTCCAGTAGCGGAAAGCACTCCGGCTCCAGCACCTGCTCCTGCAGCTGACAATGCTAACTATGTAGAAATCAAATCCCCAATGATCGGTACATTCTACACTACTCCTAACCCAGATTCTGATCCTTTTGTATCTGTGGGAGACAGTATAAAACAAGGGCAAGCTGTTTGTATCATTGAAGCCATGAAACTTTTCAACGAAATCGAATCAGAAGTTTCTGGAAAAATCGTAAAAATCTTGGTTGATAATGCTTCTCCTGTAGAATACGATCAACCTCTTTTCTTAGTTGATCCAGCCGGATAA
- a CDS encoding leucyl aminopeptidase family protein, with product MLTAIRLLDSPKNLLSTTGVVFISHEDEIQNFPLGDDKKIFIKQELFENKKRELLFADDKCKLLFIRPKRHEEGAYKLELARKSGAKGWAFLKDIGQTNLYYFGKSEKLFLAFVEGLVLASYQFDKYKSDKKKSNNTLGIHSPISEDCNLEELLHLTIATFEARNLVNEPVIYLNALKLGEEIKRLGEKYGFETEVLDRSQINSLKMAGLMAVNAGSEIPPTFSILHYKPKTGRKFKKPIVLVGKGVVYDTGGLSLKPTPNAMDFMKADMAGAAAVIGAICAVAQLKLPMEVIGLIPATDNRPGFNAVTPGDIITFANGKTVEILNTDAEGRLILADALIYAQKYDPKLVIDLATLTGSAAGALGKEGAVMMGKAYDEEKSFLKIASQEVFERLVEFPLWEEYGKQLKSSVADITNLGGPTAGAITAGKFLEHFIDYNWVHIDIAGPAFIKSGEDYRTTGGTGFGVRLITQFLKNISN from the coding sequence ATGCTAACTGCCATAAGATTATTAGACTCTCCAAAAAATCTTCTTTCTACAACCGGTGTTGTTTTCATCTCCCATGAAGATGAAATTCAAAACTTCCCCTTGGGCGATGATAAGAAAATCTTTATTAAACAGGAACTTTTTGAAAATAAGAAAAGAGAATTACTTTTTGCGGATGATAAATGCAAGCTACTATTTATTAGACCTAAAAGACATGAAGAGGGAGCTTACAAGCTAGAATTGGCTAGAAAATCAGGAGCCAAGGGCTGGGCTTTCCTCAAGGATATCGGCCAAACAAACCTCTACTATTTCGGTAAATCCGAGAAATTATTCCTCGCTTTCGTCGAGGGACTTGTTTTGGCTTCCTATCAATTCGACAAATATAAAAGTGATAAGAAAAAATCAAACAACACGCTTGGAATCCACTCTCCAATTTCTGAAGACTGTAATCTTGAGGAATTACTGCATTTGACCATAGCCACTTTTGAGGCCAGAAACCTAGTCAATGAACCTGTTATCTATCTTAACGCACTCAAGCTTGGCGAGGAAATCAAACGACTGGGGGAAAAATACGGCTTTGAAACCGAAGTTCTGGACAGGTCCCAAATCAATTCTCTGAAGATGGCAGGTTTAATGGCGGTAAATGCAGGAAGTGAAATACCTCCGACATTTTCCATTTTACATTATAAACCCAAAACCGGCAGAAAATTCAAAAAACCCATTGTCTTAGTTGGCAAAGGAGTAGTTTACGATACTGGTGGATTAAGTCTCAAACCAACTCCTAACGCTATGGACTTCATGAAAGCGGATATGGCAGGAGCTGCCGCAGTAATTGGGGCAATTTGTGCCGTGGCTCAATTAAAGCTACCAATGGAAGTGATAGGATTGATCCCCGCAACTGATAATAGACCGGGTTTTAATGCCGTAACTCCAGGAGATATCATTACCTTTGCAAACGGCAAAACAGTTGAAATACTTAATACTGATGCTGAAGGAAGGTTGATCTTAGCAGATGCCTTGATTTATGCCCAAAAGTATGATCCCAAATTGGTCATTGACCTAGCGACCTTAACGGGATCTGCAGCAGGTGCATTGGGAAAAGAAGGTGCTGTAATGATGGGCAAGGCTTATGACGAAGAAAAAAGTTTCCTCAAAATCGCCAGTCAGGAAGTCTTCGAGCGATTGGTCGAATTCCCACTTTGGGAGGAATATGGGAAGCAATTAAAATCATCCGTTGCAGACATCACAAACCTGGGAGGGCCTACGGCAGGAGCAATTACTGCAGGCAAGTTCCTGGAACATTTTATTGATTATAATTGGGTACATATAGATATTGCAGGACCCGCATTCATAAAATCCGGTGAAGATTATAGAACAACCGGCGGAACTGGATTTGGCGTAAGGTTAATCACCCAGTTTTTGAAAAACATTTCTAATTGA
- the rpmF gene encoding 50S ribosomal protein L32 — MAHPKRKISKTRRDKRRTHYKLTAPGLAQCPTTGEYHLPHRAYWLDGKLYYKGQVIIEKEVLA; from the coding sequence ATGGCACATCCTAAACGAAAAATTTCGAAAACCAGAAGAGACAAGAGAAGAACGCACTATAAGTTGACCGCTCCTGGTTTGGCACAATGCCCAACAACTGGCGAGTACCACCTTCCTCACAGAGCTTACTGGCTAGACGGTAAACTGTACTACAAAGGACAGGTGATCATTGAAAAAGAGGTGCTTGCATAA
- a CDS encoding beta-ketoacyl-ACP synthase III: MEKTRAVITGVNGWVPDYILTNKELETMVETSDEWITSRTGIKERRILKGENQGTSVIGANAVKGLLEKTNTNPEDIDLIICATVTPDMPFPSCANLIADKVGAKNSYSFDISAACSGFLYALTIGSQFIETGMHKKVIVVGADKMSSIVNYEDRTTCIIFGDGGGAVLLEPTTEELGVMDSIHHSDGSGAPYLHIKAGGSLIPASIESVKAKQHYAYQEGSTVFKFAVTNMAEVSAEIMEKNNLKGDDIAWLVPHQANKRIIDATANRMNVGPEKVMINIENYGNTTAGTIPLCLWDYESKLKKGDNLILAAFGGGFTWGSVYLKWGYDPK; the protein is encoded by the coding sequence ATGGAAAAAACTAGAGCTGTTATAACCGGAGTGAATGGATGGGTCCCTGACTATATCCTCACCAATAAAGAGCTGGAAACAATGGTGGAAACCAGTGATGAGTGGATCACCAGTAGGACAGGTATTAAAGAAAGAAGAATTCTTAAGGGAGAGAATCAAGGCACTTCGGTAATTGGCGCCAACGCAGTAAAGGGATTATTGGAGAAAACCAACACCAATCCCGAGGACATTGACCTGATTATTTGTGCCACTGTAACACCTGACATGCCCTTCCCTTCTTGTGCCAATCTCATTGCAGATAAAGTGGGCGCAAAAAACAGTTACAGTTTTGATATTTCTGCAGCCTGTTCCGGCTTTTTATATGCCCTAACCATAGGCAGCCAGTTCATTGAAACTGGTATGCACAAGAAAGTGATCGTCGTAGGGGCAGATAAAATGTCTTCTATTGTAAATTACGAAGATAGAACAACCTGTATTATCTTTGGCGATGGTGGCGGAGCGGTTCTTTTGGAACCAACTACTGAAGAGCTTGGGGTAATGGACTCTATCCATCATTCTGATGGTTCTGGAGCACCATACCTGCACATTAAAGCAGGAGGAAGCCTTATTCCAGCCAGTATAGAATCGGTAAAAGCCAAACAACACTACGCCTACCAAGAAGGCTCCACAGTATTTAAATTTGCAGTCACTAACATGGCCGAAGTAAGTGCTGAAATAATGGAGAAAAACAACCTTAAGGGAGATGACATCGCTTGGCTGGTACCGCATCAAGCCAACAAAAGGATCATTGATGCCACAGCCAATAGAATGAACGTGGGACCTGAAAAGGTAATGATCAATATAGAAAATTACGGAAACACTACAGCAGGAACCATCCCCCTATGTTTATGGGATTATGAATCCAAACTGAAAAAAGGGGACAACCTGATCCTAGCTGCCTTTGGCGGTGGATTTACTTGGGGGTCTGTTTACCTAAAATGGGGCTACGATCCAAAATAA
- the accC gene encoding acetyl-CoA carboxylase biotin carboxylase subunit produces MFNKILIANRGEIALRVIRTCKEMGIKTVAVYSTADKDSLHVRFADEAVCIGAAPSRESYLNIPRIIAAAEITNADAIHPGYGFLSENAEFSKICEEYNIKFIGASSDMIDKMGDKATAKATMKAAGVPTIPGSEGLLETMEQGIKIAGEMGYPVILKATAGGGGRGMRIVHEESGFKKAWDDARQESGAAFGNDGLYLEKFVEEPRHIEIQVVGDSKGKACHLSERDCSIQRRHQKLVEETPSPFITDELREAMGTAAIKGAEAIGYEGAGTIEFLVDKHRNFYFMEMNTRIQVEHPITEEVTDFDLIKEQIKVAAGIPISGKNYYPKLYAMECRINAEDPANGFRPSPGKINNLHLPGGRGVRVDSHVYAGYMIPPNYDSMIAKLIVSGQSREEVIVRMKRALEEFVIDGIKTTIPFHLALLEDEEFKAGNFTTKFLETFDFSVIKG; encoded by the coding sequence GTGTTTAATAAAATATTAATAGCCAACAGAGGAGAAATTGCACTCAGGGTCATCCGTACCTGTAAGGAAATGGGGATCAAAACGGTAGCGGTTTACTCCACTGCAGACAAAGACAGTCTACATGTAAGGTTTGCTGACGAAGCCGTATGCATAGGAGCGGCTCCAAGTAGGGAATCCTACCTAAATATCCCCAGAATAATTGCTGCAGCAGAAATCACCAATGCAGACGCCATTCACCCTGGATATGGCTTCCTCTCTGAAAACGCAGAGTTCTCCAAAATATGCGAAGAGTACAACATCAAGTTTATTGGTGCCAGCTCTGACATGATTGATAAAATGGGAGACAAAGCCACCGCAAAGGCCACAATGAAAGCCGCCGGCGTACCTACTATACCTGGTTCAGAGGGACTATTGGAAACCATGGAACAAGGTATCAAGATTGCTGGAGAAATGGGCTACCCAGTTATCTTAAAGGCAACTGCCGGAGGTGGTGGACGAGGTATGAGAATTGTACATGAAGAAAGCGGATTCAAAAAGGCTTGGGATGACGCCCGCCAAGAGTCAGGAGCTGCCTTTGGAAATGACGGACTTTACTTAGAGAAATTTGTAGAAGAACCTCGACATATTGAAATCCAAGTAGTCGGTGACAGCAAGGGCAAAGCATGCCATCTATCAGAAAGAGACTGCTCCATCCAAAGAAGACACCAAAAATTGGTTGAAGAAACCCCTTCTCCATTTATTACGGATGAACTTCGTGAAGCAATGGGCACTGCAGCCATCAAGGGTGCCGAAGCGATTGGTTATGAAGGTGCCGGTACCATTGAATTTTTGGTAGACAAACATAGAAACTTCTACTTTATGGAGATGAATACCAGGATTCAGGTAGAACATCCAATTACGGAAGAGGTTACTGATTTTGACCTAATCAAAGAACAAATCAAGGTTGCTGCAGGAATACCTATCTCTGGCAAAAACTACTATCCAAAGTTATATGCTATGGAATGCAGAATCAATGCCGAAGATCCTGCAAATGGATTCCGTCCTAGCCCAGGAAAAATCAACAACCTTCACCTTCCTGGTGGCCGTGGCGTAAGGGTAGATAGTCATGTCTATGCTGGATATATGATTCCGCCAAATTACGATTCCATGATCGCCAAACTTATCGTAAGTGGTCAGTCCAGAGAAGAGGTAATTGTACGGATGAAAAGGGCTTTGGAAGAGTTTGTAATCGATGGAATCAAGACTACCATTCCATTCCACCTAGCGCTTCTGGAAGACGAAGAATTCAAAGCTGGTAACTTTACTACGAAGTTCCTAGAAACCTTTGATTTCTCGGTAATCAAAGGATAA